From Pelagibacterium flavum:
TTGGCGGCGTGAATAACTGCTGCAATGTCCCCGTCTGGAAGCAGTTTGACGGCTACACCGACGTCACGCAATTCGGCAATCAGCGCGGCATGGCGGGGCCGATCGAGCACGCAGGTGACAATGTCGGACGTGGCGACGCCTTTGGCCTCGGCCAATGCGGCGACGTTTTCGGTCGCTGTTTTATCAAGATCGACAATACCTTCAGGATAGCCCGGCCCAATGGCAATCTTTTCCATATAGGCGTCGGGCACCCGCAACAGGGCACCGCGCTCGGCAAATGCCATGACGGACAGAGAGTCGGAGAGATTCTTGGCACACCCGGTTACGCCCTCGAGCGGGTCGACGGCGACTTCGATTTCGGGGCCCTTGCCAGTGCCAACGGCCTCTTCGAAGCCAAGCAGGGGAACGTTTCTGCCCTCTCCAATTACGATTGTCCCGGCAATGTCGATGTAGCTGAGCGCCAGGTGCATGGCTTCGACCGCGGCCTGATCGGCGCGCATTTCATCACCTCGCCCGCGCCAGCCCGCCGCCGCGATGGCGGCGCGCTCCGTGATGCGGGCGATCTCAAGGGTGAGATTGCCGTCGACCTTTGTCGGGGCTGGCACGGGTTTGGCCACAGGTCAGAACTCCTCGATGCGTATCAATTGAGGCTGTCCCACGATAAACCCGTCCTTGGCAATCCGTTCAAGCGCTTCGCGCACAGCACTTTCAATCGTTTCGTGGGTGATGAGCACCACCGTGCGAGAGGTTTCTTCCTCGACGCCGGGCTCGCTGGCCCGCAAATCAGGACGCTGAATAACACTTTCGAGCGAGATGTTACCCTCGCCCATTCGAGTGGCAATGGCAGCTAGCGCCCCGGGCACATCCCTTGCGTTGAGCCTGATATAATAACCGCCTTCATGAATGCGCATGGGCGCGCGTTCACAGGGCTTGAGTTCGGAACTGGGCACGCCCAGCGGCGGCACCTGGGTGCCGCGAGCGATATCGAGGATGTCGGAGAGGACCGATGCCGCTGTCGCCTCCCCCCCGGCACCCGGCCCGGCCAAAAGCAGTTCCTGCACATGGTTGGTCTCCAGCGCCACGGCGTTGAGGACACCGTCGACGCCTGCTATGGCGCTCGATTTTCTGACAAGCGTTGGATGCACGCGCTGTTCGATTCCGCTTTCGACCTTGCGGGCCATGCCCAGCAGCTTGATCTTGTATCCGAGATCTGCAGCAACTTTTATGTCAGCCTGCGTTATGCGCGAAATACCTTCAACAAACACCTGATCGGCGGCAATTTCAGTTTCAAAGCAGAGACTTGCGAGGATCGCAAGCTTATGCGCGGTATCGAATCCTTCAACGTCGAATGTCGGGTCGGCCTCGGCATAGCCAAGCGCCTGCGCGTCTTTGAGGCACTCTTCAAAGCCGATTCCCTCATTGCCCATGCGGGTGAGGATGTAATTGCAGGTGCCGTTCATGATGCCATAGACGCGGGTGATGGCGGCAGAGCCAAGCCCTTCGCGCAGCGTCTTAATGACCGGGATGCCGCCGGCGACAGCGGCCTCAAAGCCCAGTTGCGCGTGAGCAGCCTCGGCAGCAGCGGCGAGTGTCACGCCGTGGCGCGCCAGCAATGCCTTATTGGCCGTCACGACCGGGCAGCCATTTTCGAGCGCCGCGGTGACCGAAGCGAGGGCAGGACCGTCCTCGCCGCCAATGAGTTCGACATAAAGATCGATTTCACCCGAACGGGCCAGCGCCACAGGGTCGTCGAACCACTTAAAGGGAGAGATATCGACTCCCCTGTCTCGCGAACGGGACCGAGCCGAAACGGCGGAAACAACGATCCTGCGGCCCAGCTTGCGGGTGATGGCATCGCCATCTTCGGTGAGGATGCTAATGAGCGCGGCGCCAACCGTGCCCAAGCCGGCGATGCCTATGCGTAGCGGGCGCATCTCCTCGCCCTCACCGCTGGCATAAGCTTGCATGGCACGAGTGATGCGTTGACGGGTTTCGCTGCGCGGTTCTCGACCTTCGCGCAGGTCGAAGACAAAAAGCGGATCGCCGGCTATCTCGCGGCCGAAGCGCGTGGGTGTCCAGTCGCGTTCGGAGATGAAGGTCTCGATGGATGCCTTGAAGCTGTCTATATCATTCATGATCGCACGCAGTTTTGAAATTGCGCGCGACCATGAATAGGAATTTGCCTACACGTCAACCCTTGTAAGGGTCAAACGTCAGATTTTGGCGAGGGGAACAACGTTGCCGTTGCTGGCCGAGCCGCCGAGGAACTTCTTGATGGCGCGGGCCGCCTGACGGATACGCTGCTCGTTTTCCACGAAGGCCAGCCGCACGTACTGATCGCCATACTCGCCAAAACCCACGCCGGGCGCGACGGCAACCCCGGTCTCGCGGATCAGCAACTTGGCAAATTCGAGGCTGCCCAGATCGGCAAACTGATCAGGGATCGGAGCCCAGGCAAACATGGTTGCTGCTGGGCTGGGGATATGCCAGCCGGCGCGGCCGAAGCTTTCGACCATGACGTCGCGGCGATGACGGTAGATGCTACGCACCTCCTCGATACAGGAATCATCGCCGTTGAGCGCCGATGCCGCGGCGACCTGGATGGGTGTGAACGCACCATAATCGAGATAGGATTTGACTCGGGCCAATGCCGCGATCAGCCGCTCATTGCCCACGGCAAAACCCATGCGCCAGCCGGGCATGGAGAAGGTTTTCGACATGGACGTGAACTCGACGGTCACATCCATGGCGCCGGGCACTTCGAGCACCGAATGGGGCGGCTCGTCCTCGAAATATATCTCAGAATAAGCAAGATCGGAGAGGATAAAAATCTCGTTCTTGCGGCAGTACTCCACCACTTCCTTGTAGAAATCGAACGAGGCGACATAGGCCGTGGGGTTGGCCGGGTAGTTGAGAATCAGCGCGATCGGTTTGGGGATCGAATGACGCACGGCCCTGTCGAGCGAGCGCATGAAATCCTCGTTAGGGTCGGCAGGCATTGACCGCACGACCCCGCCCGACATGATGAAGCCGAACGAGTGGATGGGATAGGTCGGATTAGGCACCAGCACGACATCGCCCGGGGCGGTGATCGCCTGGGCCATGTTGGCAAAGCCTTCCTTGGAGCCAAGCGTTGCGACGACCTGCGTGTTGGGATCGAGCTTTACGCCGAACCGGCGCCCATAGTAGGAGGCCTGGGCCTTGCGCAGACCCGGAATGCCGCGCGAGGTCGAATAGCGGTGAGTGCGCGGGTCTTTGACCGTTTCCTTGAGCTTTTCAACGATATGGGTTGGCGTCGGCAAGTCGGGATTGCCCATACCCAGGTCGATAACGTCGACGCCTTCGGCGCGCGCCTTGGCCTTGATCGGGTTGATGTGCTCGAACACATAAGGCGGCAGGCGGCGGATGCGATGGA
This genomic window contains:
- a CDS encoding homoserine dehydrogenase — translated: MRPLRIGIAGLGTVGAALISILTEDGDAITRKLGRRIVVSAVSARSRSRDRGVDISPFKWFDDPVALARSGEIDLYVELIGGEDGPALASVTAALENGCPVVTANKALLARHGVTLAAAAEAAHAQLGFEAAVAGGIPVIKTLREGLGSAAITRVYGIMNGTCNYILTRMGNEGIGFEECLKDAQALGYAEADPTFDVEGFDTAHKLAILASLCFETEIAADQVFVEGISRITQADIKVAADLGYKIKLLGMARKVESGIEQRVHPTLVRKSSAIAGVDGVLNAVALETNHVQELLLAGPGAGGEATAASVLSDILDIARGTQVPPLGVPSSELKPCERAPMRIHEGGYYIRLNARDVPGALAAIATRMGEGNISLESVIQRPDLRASEPGVEEETSRTVVLITHETIESAVREALERIAKDGFIVGQPQLIRIEEF
- a CDS encoding LL-diaminopimelate aminotransferase, which produces MSEEFHRIRRLPPYVFEHINPIKAKARAEGVDVIDLGMGNPDLPTPTHIVEKLKETVKDPRTHRYSTSRGIPGLRKAQASYYGRRFGVKLDPNTQVVATLGSKEGFANMAQAITAPGDVVLVPNPTYPIHSFGFIMSGGVVRSMPADPNEDFMRSLDRAVRHSIPKPIALILNYPANPTAYVASFDFYKEVVEYCRKNEIFILSDLAYSEIYFEDEPPHSVLEVPGAMDVTVEFTSMSKTFSMPGWRMGFAVGNERLIAALARVKSYLDYGAFTPIQVAAASALNGDDSCIEEVRSIYRHRRDVMVESFGRAGWHIPSPAATMFAWAPIPDQFADLGSLEFAKLLIRETGVAVAPGVGFGEYGDQYVRLAFVENEQRIRQAARAIKKFLGGSASNGNVVPLAKI
- the glpX gene encoding class II fructose-bisphosphatase codes for the protein MAKPVPAPTKVDGNLTLEIARITERAAIAAAGWRGRGDEMRADQAAVEAMHLALSYIDIAGTIVIGEGRNVPLLGFEEAVGTGKGPEIEVAVDPLEGVTGCAKNLSDSLSVMAFAERGALLRVPDAYMEKIAIGPGYPEGIVDLDKTATENVAALAEAKGVATSDIVTCVLDRPRHAALIAELRDVGVAVKLLPDGDIAAVIHAANSDDTGIDIYLGSGGAHEGILAAAAMRCMGGQMQGRLILDTPDKRAQAREMGHSDPTVKFSALDMAKGDVLFAATGVTDGSLLRGVKLMPRKIVTSSVVMRSWSHTIRWITAEHGRLS